Proteins co-encoded in one Spiroplasma gladiatoris genomic window:
- the purM gene encoding phosphoribosylformylglycinamidine cyclo-ligase, with translation MSDNYKKSGVDIHKGYEVVEWIKKIVAQKFDTKLSNNIGSFGCIFDLSSLNYQKPVLVSGTDGVGTKLLLAIEANQHKTIGIDLVAMCVNDILTLGAKPLYFLDYIAVEKINLEIITDIITGIVDGCIQSNCTLLGGETAEMKDMYIKNHYDLAGFITGVVEKDKLIDYKKNVKENNKIIAINSSGIHSNGYSLVRKIFFKDHNYNYDHKFEELETNLITELLKPTKIYVDIISELQNQNFKINAMANITGGGFIENIPRVIPNGLSAKINKTKIKSQNIFKLMQRLGNISEDEMYNVFNMGVGFIIIADNEEAKKIANFINGFKDYKANIIGEIINNSKTKIELIND, from the coding sequence ATGAGTGATAATTATAAAAAATCAGGAGTTGACATTCATAAAGGTTATGAAGTTGTTGAATGAATAAAAAAAATAGTTGCTCAAAAGTTTGATACAAAGCTTTCAAATAATATTGGAAGTTTTGGATGTATTTTTGACCTATCAAGTTTAAATTATCAAAAACCAGTTTTAGTTTCAGGTACTGATGGAGTTGGGACTAAATTATTATTAGCAATTGAGGCAAATCAACACAAAACCATTGGAATTGATTTAGTAGCAATGTGTGTAAATGATATTTTAACACTCGGAGCAAAACCTTTATATTTTTTAGATTATATTGCAGTAGAAAAAATAAATTTAGAAATTATTACAGATATAATTACAGGAATAGTTGATGGTTGTATTCAAAGTAACTGTACCTTGTTGGGTGGCGAAACTGCGGAAATGAAAGATATGTATATTAAAAATCATTATGACTTAGCAGGCTTTATAACTGGAGTTGTTGAAAAAGATAAACTAATTGATTATAAAAAAAATGTAAAAGAAAATAACAAAATAATTGCTATAAATTCTTCTGGAATACATTCAAATGGTTATTCATTGGTAAGAAAAATATTTTTTAAAGATCATAATTATAACTATGATCATAAATTTGAAGAGTTGGAAACAAATTTAATAACAGAATTACTTAAACCAACAAAAATTTATGTTGACATAATTAGTGAATTGCAAAATCAAAATTTTAAAATAAATGCAATGGCAAACATAACCGGAGGTGGATTTATAGAAAATATCCCTAGAGTAATTCCAAATGGATTAAGTGCAAAAATTAACAAAACAAAAATTAAAAGTCAAAATATTTTTAAACTAATGCAAAGACTAGGAAATATTTCAGAAGATGAAATGTACAATGTTTTTAATATGGGTGTTGGTTTTATAATTATTGCTGATAATGAAGAAGCTAAAAAAATTGCAAACTTTATTAATGGATTTAAAGATTACAAAGCAAATATTATTGGAGAAATTATAAACAATAGCAAAACAAAGATTGAGTTAATAAATGACTAA
- the purF gene encoding amidophosphoribosyltransferase codes for MSESLKEKCGVFGCFNVDNAALINYYGLHALQHRGQEGCGILGYDQNEKFVLKKGMGLVTKKFQLKDFRNWNATSSIGHVLYSTTGGSIDCNVQPFFFNLKKNSFGLVHNGNLTNAHIIKNKLEKEGSIFQATSDSEVLAHLITKSKEKARLEKIKSSLNVINGAFAFLILFEDEMYAIRDRNGLRPLSIAKFNEGYVVASETYAFDVTGSEFIRDINPGEIVRISKKGIESFYFSKNNFNTVCSMEYIYFAHPSSTINNINVHNFRVKSGELLAQQQKNILGDVVIGVPDSSTSAALGYARQSNLPFDIGLIKNKYSGRTFIQPTKELREIGVRTKLSVTKDVVKDKKVILIDDSIVRGTTSKYIVKLLKDNGAKEVHLKIASPPIKFPSYYGIDISTYKELLAANMSLEDMKNYIGCDSLEFLTIDNLKKLFESGQGCFDIFTGEYPVDIYDLNKGE; via the coding sequence ATGAGTGAAAGTTTAAAAGAAAAGTGTGGAGTCTTTGGTTGTTTTAATGTTGATAATGCCGCTTTAATTAATTATTATGGATTGCATGCTTTACAACATCGTGGACAAGAAGGCTGTGGAATTTTAGGTTATGATCAAAATGAAAAATTTGTTTTAAAAAAAGGAATGGGATTAGTCACTAAAAAGTTTCAACTAAAAGATTTTCGAAATTGAAACGCAACAAGTTCAATTGGACATGTTCTTTACTCTACAACTGGTGGCTCGATCGATTGTAATGTTCAACCTTTCTTTTTTAACTTAAAAAAAAATAGTTTTGGTCTAGTTCACAATGGAAATTTAACTAATGCTCATATTATAAAAAATAAACTTGAAAAAGAAGGAAGTATTTTTCAAGCGACAAGTGACTCAGAAGTATTAGCGCATTTAATTACAAAGAGTAAAGAAAAGGCAAGACTTGAAAAAATAAAAAGCTCATTAAATGTAATTAATGGAGCATTTGCGTTTTTGATATTATTTGAAGATGAAATGTATGCAATTAGAGACAGAAACGGGTTGCGACCTTTATCGATTGCAAAATTTAATGAAGGTTATGTTGTTGCTTCTGAAACTTATGCTTTTGATGTAACTGGTTCAGAGTTTATTAGAGATATTAATCCTGGAGAAATAGTTAGAATAAGTAAAAAAGGAATTGAAAGTTTTTATTTTTCTAAAAATAATTTTAATACAGTTTGTTCAATGGAATATATTTACTTTGCACACCCAAGTAGCACTATAAATAATATTAATGTACATAATTTTAGAGTTAAATCTGGTGAACTACTAGCACAACAACAAAAAAATATTTTAGGAGATGTTGTAATTGGCGTTCCTGACTCTTCAACTTCTGCTGCTCTTGGTTATGCAAGACAATCTAATTTACCTTTTGACATTGGTCTTATAAAAAATAAATATTCAGGAAGAACTTTTATTCAACCAACAAAAGAGTTAAGAGAAATTGGTGTAAGAACAAAGTTATCTGTTACAAAAGATGTAGTAAAAGATAAAAAAGTTATTTTAATTGATGATTCGATTGTTAGAGGAACAACTTCAAAGTACATTGTCAAACTTTTAAAAGATAATGGGGCAAAAGAAGTGCATTTAAAAATTGCTTCACCTCCTATTAAATTTCCAAGTTATTATGGAATTGACATTTCTACTTATAAAGAACTTTTAGCTGCTAATATGTCTTTAGAAGATATGAAAAATTATATTGGGTGTGACAGTTTAGAATTTTTAACAATTGATAATTTAAAAAAATTATTTGAATCAGGTCAAGGATGTTTTGATATTTTCACTGGAGAATATCCTGTAGATATTTATGATCTAAACAAAGGAGAATAA
- the purC gene encoding phosphoribosylaminoimidazolesuccinocarboxamide synthase produces the protein MNKLYEGKSKICYSTESKNELQIFFKNDVTAFNSLKKATYESKGVLTAKISNIIFKYLKNNGINTHLIKVLDDQNVLVKKLEMFRIEIIIRNIAAGSIVKRLGIEQATVFERPIFEICYKNDEFSDPLINDDHCVVLGLSSQEQLNEIKKITHKINKLLLDLFKKVDIKVVDFKIELGLDADNNICLGDEISPDTCRFWDKNNRKLDKDCFREDLEDITAIYLIILEKLESLNI, from the coding sequence ATGAATAAATTATATGAAGGTAAATCAAAAATTTGTTATAGTACAGAAAGTAAAAACGAACTACAAATATTTTTTAAAAATGATGTAACAGCTTTTAACAGTTTAAAAAAAGCAACTTATGAATCAAAAGGAGTATTGACAGCAAAAATATCAAATATAATTTTTAAATATTTAAAAAACAATGGAATCAATACTCATTTAATAAAAGTATTAGATGATCAAAATGTTTTAGTAAAAAAATTAGAGATGTTTAGGATTGAAATAATTATTAGAAATATCGCAGCAGGTAGTATTGTAAAAAGATTAGGAATTGAACAAGCTACAGTTTTTGAAAGACCTATATTTGAAATATGTTATAAAAATGATGAGTTTAGTGATCCTTTAATTAATGATGATCATTGTGTAGTTTTAGGTTTATCATCACAAGAACAACTTAATGAAATAAAAAAAATTACGCATAAAATAAACAAGTTACTTTTAGATTTATTTAAAAAAGTAGATATTAAAGTAGTTGACTTTAAGATTGAATTAGGATTAGATGCTGATAATAACATTTGTTTAGGAGATGAAATCAGTCCTGATACATGTAGATTTTGAGATAAAAATAATCGTAAATTAGATAAAGATTGTTTCAGAGAAGATTTAGAAGATATTACCGCAATTTATTTAATTATTTTAGAAAAATTAGAAAGCTTAAATATTTAA
- a CDS encoding phosphoribosylformylglycinamidine synthase has protein sequence MNKRIYVSKKKEFDIESKNLINELEKVFNINIDFLKVFNVYDLCEVSEKEIDIIKNNILSEINIDDLFDEIDLNENKYFAIKTFDSQFNQREESASECSNLLLTKKIKIKTFKLFVFDKNVSEINLNKFKKYLINPIESYEVSLDNISKIDEKDKNYKVILNYDFNKSSEELKRLYEKLNLAMSFKDFTFIANYFSKELKRYATDSEIYLLDTYWSDHCRHKTFETIINKINFNKDINLFTKVYIEEALEFYKKISTKNNLTLMSIATSYGKYLVKNSLVNDIEVSDEINAASIIVDVNKSTCIVQFKNETHNHPTEVEPFGGASTCLGGAIRDPLSGRAYVYQGIRVTGAGDILESFENTIPNKLAQSKISKTAAEGFSSYGNQIGMPTTLVKEIYHNNYKAKRLEIGAVVGVSKLENLVRKKPEPGDIIVLVGGATGKDGIGGATGSSKNHDKNSMQNSYSEVQKGNPVEERKLQRLFSIPKVSKIIKKSNDLGAGGIGVGAGELADGVKLNLDNVHLKYKGLTGKEILISESQERMVVVIEQQNLNDFIESAQNENLIAIKIGEVIEEKKFEVTFNGDKIVDIKRNFIDTGGVTNKIEVNIDNQYLKSDIYQNKYESFEKMFLDLNVMSQKQMIEMFDFSIGSTTVLAPFGGVNQLSETQVSCQKIPIKENTDTCTIMSYGYNPYIFEKNIFLGSMLAIIESVTKVVAVGGDIKKVKLTLQEYFEKLNENKLKWGKPLVALLGALIAQKELEIPAIGGKDSMSGTYENLNVPPTLVSFALTTGNANKIISSDFKNINNNIYLLKLDYKYGYPDFKKLKLNFEYYSNLIEKELVQSAFAIQHAGIAEALAKMSFGNNLGFEINTELELYNPMYGSIIFETKQNLNYQDLIYLGKTSSQFIVNNKIINKQKCLENYLNPIRNLYYDGSKNYPQPLQTTIKEVTEKKKYYPDKINLVKVLIAIFPGTNCEYDIKKAFKRKNVDCEEFIFNNLNAEQLNKSINNLAKKIKESHIFVIPGGFSLGDEPDGSGKYIASVLKNGLIKKSLKEFLESKKLILGICNGFQALIKSGIFNSNELNPITKEDPSLIKNNVNRHIATYVNCKVVNNNSPWTQDLEKNQVNNIAVSHGEGRFVINETKYLELLKDNQIAFEYVDKKNNPNGSYYNVEGIVSKNGLVLGKMGHSERFGNNICKNIYGNKKQDIFSSALNYFFKTNEGEK, from the coding sequence ATGAATAAAAGAATTTACGTATCTAAAAAAAAGGAATTTGATATTGAGTCTAAAAACTTAATTAATGAATTAGAAAAAGTATTTAATATAAACATTGATTTTTTAAAAGTTTTTAATGTATACGATCTATGTGAAGTAAGTGAAAAAGAAATAGACATCATAAAAAATAATATACTTTCTGAAATTAACATTGATGATTTATTTGATGAAATTGATTTAAACGAAAATAAATACTTTGCAATTAAAACATTTGATAGTCAATTCAACCAAAGAGAAGAAAGTGCAAGTGAGTGCTCAAATTTACTTTTAACAAAAAAAATAAAAATAAAAACTTTTAAACTATTTGTGTTCGATAAAAATGTAAGTGAGATAAATCTAAACAAATTCAAAAAGTATTTAATAAACCCAATTGAATCTTATGAAGTAAGTTTAGATAATATTTCAAAAATTGATGAAAAAGATAAAAACTATAAAGTTATTTTGAACTATGATTTTAATAAATCAAGTGAAGAACTAAAAAGATTGTATGAAAAATTAAACTTGGCAATGAGTTTTAAAGATTTTACATTTATAGCAAATTATTTTTCAAAAGAGCTAAAAAGATATGCAACAGATTCAGAAATATATTTACTAGATACATACTGAAGTGATCATTGTAGACACAAAACATTTGAAACAATAATTAATAAAATTAATTTTAACAAAGATATAAACTTGTTTACAAAAGTGTACATAGAAGAAGCATTAGAATTTTATAAAAAAATAAGTACAAAAAATAACTTGACACTAATGAGTATTGCAACAAGTTATGGTAAGTATCTTGTTAAAAATAGTTTAGTAAATGATATAGAAGTTTCTGATGAAATAAATGCAGCTTCAATAATTGTAGATGTAAATAAATCCACATGCATAGTGCAATTTAAAAATGAGACTCATAATCATCCAACAGAAGTTGAACCATTTGGAGGAGCTTCAACTTGTCTAGGAGGTGCGATAAGAGACCCGTTATCTGGAAGAGCATATGTTTATCAAGGCATAAGGGTAACTGGTGCTGGAGATATTTTAGAAAGTTTTGAAAATACTATACCAAATAAACTAGCTCAATCTAAAATTTCAAAAACAGCTGCTGAAGGATTTTCTAGCTACGGTAATCAAATAGGAATGCCTACAACTTTAGTAAAAGAAATTTATCACAATAACTATAAAGCAAAAAGATTAGAAATAGGTGCCGTTGTTGGAGTAAGTAAATTAGAAAACTTAGTTAGAAAAAAACCTGAACCAGGAGACATAATAGTTTTAGTCGGAGGAGCAACTGGTAAAGACGGAATTGGTGGTGCTACTGGTTCTTCAAAAAATCATGATAAAAACTCTATGCAAAACTCTTATAGTGAAGTACAAAAAGGAAACCCTGTGGAAGAAAGAAAATTACAAAGACTATTTTCTATACCAAAAGTTTCCAAAATTATAAAAAAATCTAATGATCTTGGAGCTGGTGGTATTGGAGTTGGAGCTGGCGAACTTGCTGATGGTGTTAAATTAAATTTAGACAATGTGCATTTAAAGTACAAAGGTTTAACCGGAAAAGAAATTTTAATATCAGAGTCTCAAGAAAGAATGGTAGTTGTAATTGAACAACAAAATCTAAACGATTTTATTGAATCAGCACAAAATGAAAATCTTATAGCTATAAAAATAGGAGAAGTTATTGAAGAAAAAAAATTTGAAGTAACATTTAACGGAGACAAAATTGTAGATATTAAAAGAAATTTTATCGATACAGGTGGAGTAACAAATAAAATAGAAGTTAACATAGATAATCAATATTTAAAATCTGATATTTATCAAAATAAATATGAAAGCTTTGAAAAAATGTTTTTAGACTTAAATGTGATGTCGCAAAAACAAATGATTGAAATGTTTGACTTCTCAATTGGAAGTACAACAGTACTAGCTCCATTCGGTGGAGTTAATCAACTTTCTGAAACTCAAGTGAGTTGTCAAAAAATACCGATAAAAGAGAATACAGACACATGTACAATAATGAGTTATGGTTATAATCCATACATATTTGAAAAAAATATTTTTTTAGGATCAATGTTAGCAATTATTGAGAGTGTGACTAAGGTTGTTGCTGTTGGTGGAGATATTAAAAAAGTTAAATTAACTTTACAAGAGTATTTTGAAAAGTTAAATGAAAATAAATTAAAATGAGGTAAGCCTTTAGTTGCTCTATTGGGTGCTTTAATTGCACAAAAAGAGCTTGAGATTCCAGCAATTGGTGGAAAAGATAGTATGAGTGGTACTTACGAAAATTTAAATGTACCTCCAACTCTCGTTAGTTTTGCTTTAACAACAGGTAATGCAAATAAAATTATTTCTTCAGATTTTAAAAATATAAACAATAATATTTATTTATTAAAATTAGATTATAAATATGGTTATCCTGATTTTAAAAAATTGAAACTAAATTTTGAATATTACTCAAACTTAATTGAAAAAGAACTTGTTCAATCTGCATTTGCAATTCAACATGCAGGAATAGCAGAAGCTTTGGCTAAGATGAGTTTTGGAAACAATTTAGGATTCGAAATAAACACGGAGTTAGAATTATACAACCCAATGTATGGATCAATAATTTTTGAAACAAAACAAAATTTAAATTATCAAGACTTAATTTATTTAGGAAAAACAAGTTCACAATTTATTGTTAATAACAAAATTATTAACAAGCAAAAGTGTTTAGAAAATTATTTAAATCCAATTAGAAATTTATATTATGATGGTTCTAAAAATTACCCTCAACCTTTACAAACAACTATAAAAGAAGTAACAGAAAAGAAAAAATATTACCCAGACAAAATAAACTTAGTAAAAGTATTAATTGCAATATTTCCAGGAACTAATTGTGAATATGATATTAAAAAGGCATTTAAAAGAAAAAATGTAGATTGTGAAGAATTTATTTTTAACAACTTAAATGCTGAACAATTAAATAAATCTATAAATAACTTAGCTAAAAAAATTAAAGAGTCACATATATTTGTAATACCGGGTGGATTTAGTTTAGGAGATGAACCAGATGGTAGTGGTAAATATATCGCTAGTGTACTAAAAAATGGTTTAATAAAAAAATCTTTAAAAGAGTTTTTAGAATCTAAAAAACTTATTTTAGGAATATGTAACGGATTTCAAGCTTTAATAAAATCAGGAATTTTTAATAGCAATGAACTTAATCCAATTACTAAAGAAGACCCATCTCTTATAAAAAATAATGTTAATAGACATATTGCAACTTATGTTAATTGTAAAGTTGTTAATAACAATTCCCCTTGAACTCAAGACTTGGAAAAAAATCAAGTAAACAATATTGCAGTATCACATGGGGAAGGAAGATTTGTAATTAATGAGACAAAATACTTAGAACTATTAAAGGATAATCAAATTGCTTTTGAATATGTTGATAAAAAAAATAATCCAAACGGATCTTATTACAATGTTGAAGGTATAGTATCAAAAAACGGATTAGTTCTTGGAAAAATGGGACATAGTGAAAGATTTGGAAACAACATTTGTAAAAATATTTATGGTAACAAAAAACAAGATATTTTTAGTAGCGCATTAAACTACTTTTTTAAAACAAACGAGGGAGAAAAATAA
- a CDS encoding ATP-grasp domain-containing protein, which translates to MKVGIIGGGQLARMLIESSIDTEFVVLEPNLQNSCNDLNVQIINSNYDDIKAINKLFELCDVVTYEFENISESVLKDFKNKLHPNLKFLEVSKKRFDEKNFAKSYGLEPVKFFKINYFKDFQSLIEKNLISFPVILKTNSGGYDGKGQSVLKSLEECVNLDYANNNFIIEEVCQFDFETSLIVTRSKSNQIYFFPTPINKHKNGILWESKVLNKKNIINKKILNKVKNLLTKENIVGTVAFEFFVKNKKFYFNEMAPRVHNTGHYTIDGCNVSQFRNHILAITNRKIIKPKLIYKSVMINLLGEDIKKDFNYSTINKYDYKKNQVVEKRKMGHINIFSKNKNEVLKNLNLASKILEDKNE; encoded by the coding sequence ATGAAAGTAGGCATAATCGGAGGAGGACAATTAGCAAGAATGCTAATTGAGTCTTCAATAGACACAGAGTTTGTAGTTTTAGAACCAAACCTTCAAAATAGTTGTAATGACTTAAATGTGCAAATAATTAATAGTAATTATGATGATATAAAAGCAATTAATAAACTATTTGAGTTATGTGATGTTGTTACTTATGAATTTGAAAACATAAGTGAATCGGTTTTAAAAGATTTTAAAAATAAATTACATCCAAATCTAAAATTTTTAGAAGTTTCTAAAAAACGTTTTGATGAGAAAAACTTTGCAAAGAGTTATGGATTAGAACCTGTTAAATTTTTTAAAATTAATTATTTTAAAGATTTTCAAAGTTTAATAGAAAAAAATCTAATAAGCTTTCCTGTAATATTAAAAACTAACTCAGGAGGGTATGATGGTAAAGGTCAAAGCGTCTTAAAAAGCTTAGAAGAATGTGTCAATCTTGATTATGCCAATAATAATTTTATTATAGAAGAGGTTTGTCAATTTGATTTTGAGACAAGTTTAATAGTCACAAGAAGTAAATCAAATCAAATATATTTTTTTCCAACACCAATTAATAAACATAAAAACGGAATACTTTGAGAATCAAAAGTATTAAATAAAAAAAACATAATAAACAAAAAAATATTAAATAAAGTTAAAAACTTATTAACAAAAGAAAACATAGTCGGAACAGTTGCTTTTGAATTTTTTGTAAAAAACAAAAAGTTTTATTTCAATGAAATGGCTCCAAGAGTTCATAACACTGGTCATTACACAATAGATGGTTGTAATGTTAGTCAGTTTAGAAATCATATTCTTGCAATAACAAATAGAAAAATTATTAAACCAAAACTCATTTATAAATCTGTAATGATAAATCTCTTAGGAGAAGATATCAAAAAAGATTTTAACTATTCAACAATCAATAAATATGATTATAAAAAAAATCAAGTTGTAGAAAAAAGAAAAATGGGACATATCAACATTTTTAGTAAAAATAAAAATGAGGTTTTAAAAAATTTGAATTTAGCAAGTAAAATCTTGGAGGATAAAAATGAATAA
- the purE gene encoding 5-(carboxyamino)imidazole ribonucleotide mutase: MKDKVGIVMGSISDKKTLEPGLEILKQLDIEYELKIVSAHRTPEILFSYAKNAVDSFDVIIAAAGGSAHLPGMIASLTPLPVIGVPVQSKSLNGVDSLLSIVQMPGGVPVATMAIGESGAKNAALFAARIMALNNNNIKNNLNTFINNQTKSVLETEVV; encoded by the coding sequence ATGAAAGATAAAGTTGGTATAGTAATGGGCTCTATTAGTGATAAAAAAACTTTAGAACCAGGATTAGAAATATTAAAACAATTAGATATTGAATATGAATTAAAAATAGTTTCTGCACACAGAACTCCAGAAATTTTATTTAGTTATGCAAAAAATGCAGTAGATAGTTTCGATGTAATTATAGCAGCAGCTGGAGGCAGTGCTCATCTTCCTGGAATGATTGCTAGTTTAACACCACTTCCTGTAATTGGTGTTCCTGTTCAATCAAAAAGTTTAAATGGAGTAGACTCACTTTTATCAATTGTTCAAATGCCCGGGGGTGTTCCTGTTGCTACAATGGCAATAGGAGAAAGTGGAGCAAAAAATGCAGCATTATTTGCTGCAAGGATCATGGCTTTAAATAATAATAATATAAAAAATAATCTAAATACTTTTATTAACAATCAAACTAAATCGGTTTTAGAAACTGAGGTTGTTTAA
- a CDS encoding copper homeostasis protein CutC, which yields MFLEVIAKSMKDVEKINKSLANRIELCANLEVGGLTPDYNLVVSSTNQSKLPVNVIVRPTHRDFIYSKSEKKQIIKDIKFIRKTEANGIVFGALNKDNTIDLRFLKKVIKVKKHLEITFHKAFDEVNDFEKEYSILNELKVNTILTSGGQNLKTGINVIKRLIDMKLNTNILIGGGVNISNLNDLLNLCQNIHIGRLARKNNNYNEDIDVNFINSIKNMNT from the coding sequence ATGTTTTTAGAAGTTATTGCAAAATCAATGAAAGATGTAGAAAAAATAAACAAGTCACTTGCAAATAGAATTGAGTTATGTGCAAATCTTGAAGTTGGAGGTTTAACTCCAGATTATAATTTAGTTGTGAGTTCAACAAATCAATCAAAATTACCAGTAAATGTTATAGTGAGACCTACTCATAGAGATTTTATTTATTCTAAATCTGAAAAAAAACAAATTATAAAAGATATAAAATTTATAAGAAAAACAGAAGCAAACGGAATTGTTTTTGGGGCATTAAATAAAGATAATACAATTGATCTAAGATTTTTAAAAAAAGTTATTAAAGTAAAAAAACACTTAGAAATAACTTTTCATAAAGCCTTTGATGAAGTAAATGATTTTGAAAAAGAATACTCTATACTAAATGAGTTAAAAGTAAATACTATATTAACTTCTGGAGGACAAAATTTAAAAACAGGAATAAATGTAATAAAAAGGTTAATTGATATGAAATTAAATACAAATATATTAATTGGTGGTGGAGTAAATATAAGTAATTTAAATGATTTGCTTAATTTATGTCAAAATATTCATATTGGAAGATTAGCGAGAAAAAATAATAATTACAATGAAGATATTGATGTTAATTTTATAAACTCAATTAAAAACATGAACACATAA
- a CDS encoding GNAT family N-acetyltransferase: MSNLTFKVEFSVDNIIFFHALNIRKIIFVDEQKATTIDNEIDDYDEFAYHVVGFLNNEPICCARIFLKDNRYFLGRVGVIKEQRNKNIGKKLILFIIEYMKEELEARSLYIHAQINALNFYKSLNFKEFGEEFLEANIKHINMKLDI; this comes from the coding sequence ATGTCAAATTTAACTTTTAAAGTAGAATTTAGTGTTGATAATATTATATTTTTTCATGCTTTAAATATTAGAAAAATTATTTTTGTAGACGAACAAAAAGCAACAACAATTGATAATGAGATTGATGATTATGATGAATTTGCTTATCATGTTGTTGGTTTTTTAAATAACGAACCAATTTGTTGTGCAAGAATATTTTTAAAGGATAACCGTTATTTCTTAGGAAGAGTAGGAGTAATAAAAGAACAACGTAATAAAAACATCGGTAAAAAATTAATTTTATTTATAATTGAATATATGAAAGAAGAATTAGAAGCAAGAAGTTTATATATTCATGCACAAATAAATGCCTTAAACTTTTACAAAAGCTTAAATTTTAAAGAGTTCGGAGAAGAATTCTTAGAAGCAAACATTAAACATATCAATATGAAATTAGATATTTAA
- a CDS encoding lipoprotein, with the protein MKKLLGILGSFGLLASSTSTVVACPKVEPGEIKDGITPKDVKYLENESFNVETLNGDDYSGLKAVDETNSLELKTERSSSNHKLWTVSYTAKKVPADGEKISVKLTYESAEKK; encoded by the coding sequence ATGAAAAAATTATTAGGTATCTTAGGTAGTTTTGGTTTACTAGCAAGTTCAACTTCAACAGTTGTTGCTTGTCCAAAAGTAGAACCAGGAGAAATTAAAGACGGAATTACTCCAAAAGATGTTAAATATTTAGAAAACGAATCATTTAATGTAGAAACATTGAACGGTGATGATTATTCAGGATTAAAAGCAGTTGATGAAACTAATAGCTTAGAATTAAAAACAGAAAGATCAAGTTCTAACCATAAATTATGAACAGTAAGTTATACTGCTAAAAAAGTTCCTGCAGATGGGGAAAAAATTAGTGTAAAATTAACTTATGAATCTGCAGAAAAAAAGTAG
- a CDS encoding DnaJ domain-containing protein: protein MDKVLELILRIFYYIFIVMIIDAIFGGGRRRRREEREESQHEEKYYQENQQQDNWSSSQDFANEFEIKLKNAYKCLGLNSDASDAEIKKKYRQLAKKYHPDVNSSKEAQNKMSEINNAYDLIMEQRKIKH from the coding sequence ATGGATAAAGTTTTAGAATTAATACTTAGAATATTTTATTATATTTTTATTGTAATGATAATAGATGCTATTTTTGGCGGAGGAAGAAGACGCAGAAGAGAAGAACGTGAAGAATCTCAACACGAAGAAAAATATTATCAAGAAAATCAACAACAAGATAATTGATCATCATCTCAAGACTTTGCCAATGAGTTTGAAATAAAACTTAAAAATGCGTATAAATGTTTGGGTTTGAATAGTGATGCTAGTGATGCAGAAATTAAAAAAAAGTATCGCCAACTGGCTAAAAAATATCATCCAGATGTTAACTCTTCAAAAGAGGCTCAAAATAAAATGAGTGAAATAAATAATGCATATGATTTAATAATGGAACAAAGAAAAATTAAGCATTAA